A window of Halichoerus grypus chromosome 12, mHalGry1.hap1.1, whole genome shotgun sequence contains these coding sequences:
- the PRPS1L1 gene encoding ribose-phosphate pyrophosphokinase 3 — MPNIKIFSGSSHQDLSQKIADRLGLELGKVVTQKFSNQETCVEIGESVRGEDVYIVQSGCGEINDSLMELLIMINACKIASASRVTAVIPCFPYARQDKKDKSRAPISAKLVANMLSIAGADHIITMDLHASQIQGFFDIPVDNLYAEPAVLKWIRENIPEWRNCIVVSPDAGGAKRVTSITDRLNVDFALIHKERKKANEVDRMVLVGDVRERVAILVDDMADTCGTICHAADKLLSAGATKVYAISTHGIFSGPAIPRINSACFEAVVVTNTIPQEDKMKHCSKIQVIDISMILAEAIRRTHNGESVSYLFSHVPL, encoded by the coding sequence ATGCCAAATATCAAAATCTTCAGTGGCAGCTCCCACCAGGACTTATCTCAGAAAATCGCCGACCGCCTGGGCCTAGAGCTAGGCAAGGTGGTCACCCAGAAATTCAGTAACCAGGAGACCTGCGTGGAAATTGGCGAGAGCGTGCGAGGAGAGGACGTCTACATAGTGCAGAGTGGTTGTGGCGAAATCAACGACAGCCTAATGGAGCTTTTGATCATGATTAATGCCTGCAAGATCGCTTCAGCCAGCCGGGTTACCGCAGTCATCCCATGCTTCCCTTATGCCCGGCAGGATAAGAAAGATAAGAGCCGGGCCCCAATATCCGCCAAGCTTGTGGCAAATATGCTGTCTATAGCAGGTGCAGATCATATCATCACCATGGATTTACATGCTTCTCAGATTCAGGGCTTTTTTGATATCCCAGTAGACAATTTGTATGCGGAGCCAGCTGTCCTGAAGTGGATAAGGGAGAATATCCCTGAGTGGAGGAACTGCATTGTTGTCTCACCAGACGCCGGTGGAGCTAAGAGAGTGACCTCCATTACAGACAGGTTGAACGTGGACTTTGCCTTGAttcacaaagaaaggaagaaggccAATGAAGTGGACCGCATGGTGCTAGTGGGAGACGTGAGAGAGCGTGTGGCTATCCTTGTGGATGACATGGCTGATACCTGTGGCACAATCTGTCATGCCGCTGACAAACTTCTCTCAGCTGGAGCCACCAAAGTTTATGCGATCTCGACTCACGGAATCTTTTCTGGCCCGGCCATTCCTCGCATCAACAGTGCATGCTTTGAAGCAGTAGTAGTCACCAATACCATACCTCAGGAGGATAAGATGAAGCATTGCTCCAAAATACAGGTGATCGACATCTCCATGATCCTCGCGGAAGCCATCAGGAGAACTCACAACGGGGAATCTGTTTCCTACCTATTCAGCCATGTCCCTTTATAA